The genomic segment TCCTCAAGCTGCCAGTTGTTGGCGAAATCCTGGACAAATCCGCTGTCGCCAAGTTCGGCCGAGTGCTCTCTACCACCTTCGCCGCCGGTGTTCCATTGGTGGACGCACTGGACTCCGTTGCCGGAGCGACCGGTAACGCGGTATACCGGGATGCCATCATGAGAATCAAAAACGATGTCTCAAGCGGCACGCAACTGCAAGCCACGATGCGCCAGCAAGATATCTTCCCGGTAATGGCTGTGCAATTAACTGCCATCGGCGAAGAATCCGGTAACCTTGACGAAATGCTGAGAAAGGTCGCTGAGCACTATGAAGCCGTAGTAGACGATATGGTAGACAACCTCACCGCCCTGATGGAGCCCATGATTATGGCGGTTCTGGGTGTACTGGTAGGCGGCTTGATCATCGCCATGTACCTGCCAATCTTCCAAATGGGCCAGGTTGTTGGCTAAGCACCCGCCCTTTCCTGCTCCCCACCTCTTCCGGGGAGCAGGCTCTCAATCAATCTTATCAATGAGTTTTTGAATGCCCTCTCTAGACCAACTCCTCTCCACCCCCTGGCTCCTATACCTCACCGTCACCCTGTTCTCCCTCTGCATCGGCAGCTTCCTGAACGTAGTCATCCTGCGCCTGCCCAAAATGATGCAGCAGGAATGGCGTTGCCAGTGTGAAGAGTTTCTGGAGGTACCGGAAAAGCAAAGAAAGCAGGAAGCACCACTTTCCCTTTCAAAGCCTGCGTCTACCTGCCCCTCCTGTGGCCATAAGATTCGGGCCTGGGAAAATATCCCGGTGATCAGCTGGCTGGTGCTGCGGGGCAAATGTTCGTCTTGTAAAGCGCCTATTTCGCCGCGCTACCCAATCATCGAAGCCATTACCGCCATCTTCTCGGTAGTAACCATCGCTTTGCTGGGGCCAACTGAAGCGGCGCTTTGGGCCCTGCTGCTGGTATGGGCCCTGGTGGCGCTGACGATGATCGATTTCGACACACAACTGCTGCCAGACAGCATCACCCTGCCCCTGATGTGGCTCGGCCTGGTGTTGAACTATTTTGGCGTGTTGACGGACTTTAACAGTGCCTTCTGGGGTGCCGTTG from the Marinobacter sp. LQ44 genome contains:
- a CDS encoding prepilin peptidase; its protein translation is MPSLDQLLSTPWLLYLTVTLFSLCIGSFLNVVILRLPKMMQQEWRCQCEEFLEVPEKQRKQEAPLSLSKPASTCPSCGHKIRAWENIPVISWLVLRGKCSSCKAPISPRYPIIEAITAIFSVVTIALLGPTEAALWALLLVWALVALTMIDFDTQLLPDSITLPLMWLGLVLNYFGVLTDFNSAFWGAVAGYLSLWSVYWLFKLVTGKEGMGHGDFKLLAALGAWLGWQLLPAVILLSSLVGAVVGIALMVFKKHGREVPIPFGPYLAAAGLLCLWFGVEIQAIWFGFLGV